In a genomic window of Vigna angularis cultivar LongXiaoDou No.4 chromosome 6, ASM1680809v1, whole genome shotgun sequence:
- the LOC108341261 gene encoding uncharacterized protein LOC108341261: protein MARRSNNVGQTPPIDDFNRAVDRMINAMERQHTTQESRTHSRLNDFLRHDPTRFNGRTTPDKADAWIKDIEKIFHVIKCTDEEKLDYATFILKEEAEYWWDGMKRLMESDEEAITWNSFKDKFLEKYFPTSAKIEREQEFLALRQSGMSVQEYIDRFKYLIRFYSQHMTEGWKCQRFEQGLRYDLRRMIVPLEIKKFPALVEKTKKVELLEMNRNRVDKTQKDKFIRGKPWKKPYQRPQPLVRTAVKCFECGGAHYKKDCPKLSGVKVEEKRCFVCNKPGHFAHVCPEKKITYAPQQPSSSGVKPKIAGRVFALTGEEAAKPETISDELADGSGHA, encoded by the exons ATGGCACGTCGATCTAACAATGTTGGTCAAACACCTCCAATTGATGATTTTAATCGGGCTGTTGATCGGATGATCAACGCAATGGAAAGGCAACATACCACTCAGGAATCGAGGACTCATTCGAGGCTGAATGACTTTCTGAGGCACGACCCAACAAGGTTCAATGGAAGGACTACGCCAGATAAAGCGGATGCTTGGATCAAGGACATTGAGAAGATCTTTCATGTGATCAAGTGCACAGATGAAGAAAAACTAGATTACGCAACCTTCATACTGAAAGAGGAAGCAGAGTACTGGTGGGATGGTATGAAACGACTGATGGAATCTGATGAAGAGGCTATTACTTGGAACAGTTTCAAGGACAAGTTTTTGGAAAAGTACTTCCCTACTAGTGCCAAGATCGAAAGGGAGCAAGAGTTCTTGGCCTTGCGTCAAAGTGGGATGTCAGTGCAAGAGTACATCGACAGGTTTAAGTATCTTATCCGTTTTTATAGTCAGCACATGACGGAAGGGTGGAAGTGTCAAAGATTTGAGCAGGGTCTGAGGTATGACCTGAGGAGAATGATTGTACCTCTTGAAATCAAGAAGTTTCCAGCCTTAGTTGAGAAGACAAAAAAGGTGGAGTTACTGGAAATGAACCGAAACCGAGTTGACAAGACTCAGAAGGACAAGTTTATTAGAGGAAAGCCATGGAAGAAGCCATATCAGCGACCCCAACCGCTTGTACGAACAGCCGTGAAATGTTTTGAATGCGGTGGTGCGCACTACAAGAAGGATTGTCCTAAGCTCTCTGGAGTGAAGGTTGAAGAGAAGAGGTGCTTTGTGTGTAACAAGCCAGGACATTTCGCTCATGTTTGTCCTGAGAAGAAGATAACATATGCACCACAACAACCAAGTTCTTCAGGCGTGAAGCCCAAGATAGCTGGAAGAGTTTTCGCTTTGACCGGTGAAGAGGCTGCAAAGCCAG aaactATATCAGATGAATTAGCAGATGGTTCTGGACATGCTTAG
- the LOC108341000 gene encoding uncharacterized protein LOC108341000, which produces MEGTKGDEGSITVGTTGTISLLMTKELDQMSGVPQQDLSSTSKPRISVSSGSATPKRPQPRKSFEASSSSSTSSNVTNHISSGIGPKTKHNGKHTHQLPMLGSHTLPLEASPVMKKKDKKKKSKFVEVVDIKCGYADKAWATPITNSLKKLGFSKLSESIT; this is translated from the coding sequence ATGGAAGGCACTAAGGGTGATGAAGGATCCATTACCGTAGGAACCACTGGAACAATCAGCTTATTGATGACAAAGGAATTGGATCAGATGTCTGGTGTTCCACAGCAGGATTTATCTTCAACAAGTAAACCTCGAATTTCAGTTTCAAGTGGTAGTGCTACGCCGAAACGACCACAACCAAGAAAATCATTTGAAGccagtagtagtagtagtactAGTAGTAATGTTACAAACCATATAAGCTCAGGGATTGGCcccaaaacaaaacataatggCAAACATACCCATCAACTACCCATGCTTGGTTCCCACACCCTTCCATTGGAGGCAAGTCCAGTTATGAAGAAAAaggataagaagaaaaaatctaaatttgtgGAAGTTGTGGACATCAAGTGTGGTTATGCAGATAAAGCTTGGGCCACACCTATCACAAATTCTCTCAAGAAGTTGGGTTTCTCAAAGCTCTCTGAGAGCATTACCTAA
- the LOC108343335 gene encoding disease resistance RPP13-like protein 4, whose protein sequence is MSIRTNPMKAVPTLLKRLVTVDKQAKLKDLKSELTNIKDLFSKVKKNEQDLLDKLTKVYGYLRNNNIDKLMEDEEMICKEIEESTKKLLPADQFPQPEKANKEATASRPSTQQPEELEVIKKNYESLGDIEMKFLKSLLHFPKNSVMKRRNIILWWVGVGLVEMEAAKENGEYMFGKLMDHKLILPDKYDFVNKLFKVNPLVYGVHDESRKKAKEGKKLFQTYSEIVTSSHQSDSPKCLALNELKVELSDAFGSKSNHFRSIFNTGASYLIFGSQRMAKMKGLEVLQLGRWLHASPKHHIEVNGEEFLKELRNQEKLKYLSLRGISRISQLPDSIFQLKSLETLDLKACHNLETLPRDIALLKNLKHLNLSQCYLLDRMPKGIDKLNKLEVLKGFVIGSSDKISDLAKLSKLKQLSIHLGSGVSVQDKGSALQNLSALEKLKISWGVFDTKYSEIELKLPQKLKKLHLEGFPGQHIPEWLKPDKITTSLCELYITGGKLRSVDLQGYAHVSCSLQIIRLKYLQHLNIN, encoded by the coding sequence ATGTCTATTCGGACAAATCCCATGAAAGCAGTGCCTACATTGTTGAAACGTTTGGTGACTGTAGACAAACAAGCAAAATTGAAGGATTTGAAAAGTGAGTTGACCAACATAAAGGATTTGTTTTCCAAGGTGAAGAAAAATGAACAAGATCTACTTGACAAGTTAACAAAGGTGTATGGCTATCTTCGCAACAACAACATAGATAAGTTGATGGAAGACGAGGAAATGATTTGCAAGGAAATAGAGGAATCAACTAAAAAGTTGCTGCCAGCTGATCAGTTCCCACAACCTGAAAAAGCAAATAAAGAAGCTACTGCATCACGCCCTTCAACCCAACAACCTGAGGAGTTGGAAgtgattaagaaaaattatgagagcCTTGGTGATATTGAAATGAAATTCTTGAAGTCTCTCTTACATTTCCCAAAGAATTCTGTCATGAAGAGAAGGAATATAATCCTTTGGTGGGTTGGAGTGGGTTTAGTTGAAATGGAAGCAGCAAAGGAAAATGGTGAGTATATGTTTGGAAAGCTTATGgatcataaattaattttaccaGATAAGTATGACTTtgtgaataaattatttaaagttaatcctttggtttatggtgtTCATGATGAATCAAGGAAGAAAGCAAAGGAAGGAAAAAAGCTTTTTCAAACTTACTCAGAAATAGTTACCTCATCTCATCAGAGTGATTCTCCTAAATGTTTAGCACTTAACGAACTGAAAGTTGAACTTAGTGATGCTTTTGGTTCTAAATCTAACCATTTCAGAAGTATTTTTAATACTGGTGCAAGTTATCTTATATTTGGATCCCAAAGGATGGCCAAAATGAAGGGGTTGGAGGTGCTTCAACTTGGTCGTTGGCTGCACGCTTCACCAAAACATCATATTGAAGTGAACGGCGAAGAATTCTTAAAGGAGTTAAGGAATCAAGAGAAATTGAAATATCTTAGCCTTCGTGGAATATCTAGAATATCTCAGCTGCCAGACTCCATTTTTCAACTTAAGAGCCTAGAGACTCTCGACCTCAAGGCCTGTCACAACCTAGAAACATTACCACGTGATATTGCATTGTTGAAAAACCTCAAACATTTGAATCTGTCTCAATGCTACTTATTGGATAGAATGCCAAAGGGGATTGACAAGCTGAATAAGCTTGAAGTACTAAAGGGATTTGTGATTGGTAGTTCAGACAAGATTTCTGATCTTGCAAAATTGTCAAAACTAAAGCAACTCAGCATACATCTAGGAAGTGGGGTTAGTGTCCAAGATAAAGGGTCTGCATTGCAAAATTTGTCAGCGCTTGAGAAACTAAAAATATCATGGGGTGTGTTTGACACAAAGTACTCTGAGATTGAGCTTAAGCTGCctcaaaagttgaaaaagttGCATCTTGAAGGCTTTCCTGGACAACATATTCCAGAATGGTTGAAACCTGACAAGATAACCACAAGTTTGTGTGAGCTATATATTACAGGAGGAAAACTCCGAAGTGTGGATCTTCAAGGATATGCTCATGTGTCTTGCTCATTGCAGATCATACGGCTCAAGTACTTACaacatttaaatattaactGA